TGCGTGAAGCCGCCCTGCGCCTCGCGCAGACCGCGCGGGACACCTCCCTGCCCCACCCGGTGCCCACCACCCTCGCCGAAGCCGACGCCCTCGCCGGCGTCGTGGACGACATCGCCGCCGCCTTCGCTCACGGCTCCGGGCCCCTGCCCCGCACCCCCACACCGCCCGCACCCGTCCGCGACGCCGAAGAAGCGGCCGAGGAAGAACGCCTGCTCCTCGCCACCGCCACCGCCAACCCGGCCGACATCGCCCAGATGCGGTGGCTGACCGGCGACGACTTCACCCACTCCCTGCATGCCGGACTGTGGCACTGCCTGACCGCCCTTGCCGGACGCCGTGCGCCCGTCGACCCCATCACCGTCGTCTGGGAAGCCCAGCAACGCGGTGTCCTGCACGACCACGATCCGCGAGACCTGCTCGGCTTCCTCGCCGCACCGGCCGAATCCGCACGGCACTTGGGTGGGCGCATCCTGCACCGCCGCATCCTGGACAGCGCCCACCGCACCGGCCGGCATATCGCCGCACTCACCGACGACCCGGCCACCACGCCCCCGCAGCTCGTGCTCGGCAGCCGACGCGCCCTCGCGGACCTGGCCGCTGTACGAACCCGCTGGCACCTCGCCACCGCACCACCGTCGGTCAGAGCCACACCCGGCCCGGCGACCGCCGCGCCCCGGGCCGGCCCGCCGCCCACCACAGCCCCGCCCCCCAGCCGCATCGCCCACTAACCCCGGCGCCCCCGCAGTCTGCCCCCGGTCGCCGGAGACAAGGAACTCCCGCTTCGTGACCACCCCTCACCTCGACGCACATGTCCGCCTCGACACCCACCCCACGCATCCCAGCGCCGTCACCGCCACCCTCACCGGCGCCAACCGCCTCGTCGCCCACCTCGCTCTGGAAGCCGCCGACTGGACCACCGTCGCCGACAACACCCTCGTCCTGGCCCGCATCGACCACGAAGAGCCCCACTGGGCCAAGGACGCAGCCCAGCACCTGTCCGACAGCGGCATCACCGTCGAGATCACACCGAGACTCCAGAAAGCCATGGACGAAGAATGGACCTGGGCGGAATACCCGATGCCGTGGTGCACCCGCAGCGAAATCCGCGAGGTCTCCGATCAGGCGCAGAAGATCCACGACGACATCCGCCGCGGCCAACTCCTCATCCACGCCCACGCCGACGACGGAAATACCACCGCCGCGGTCGGCACCTACCTCCACGGCGGCGAGAGCGTCCACCTGCACGGCGAGGACCACCTGCGCCAAGTCGCCGGCACCTTCGACTCCCCGGGCCAGGCCCTGCTCGCCTTCGAGAAGGCCCACGGAACCGGCATACGCCCCGGCCCGGCACCCCTGACCGCCACCGAACACGCAGCCATCGAAGCCCGCACGCCACTCAGCGCACCTCCCAAGCCCGAGCCGACCCCCGCCCTACCAGAGGCCGTCCCCGTGTACCTGGCCGACCCCGGCGACCACGACGCCGCCCTGGAACTCTTCCTCGACACACACAAGGACTGGCGGAAATGGCGTACCTGGTCGGACGACACCACCCATGCCGTCCACGAGAACCAGACCCTGCGCATCGAACGCGTACACGAGAGCGATCCCCGCGAGTACGCATGGACCATCGCCGCCTACGAGAATCCCGTGTCCGATCGCATATGGCACATGACGCTCACCGGCACGACTCCGGCACCCCTGCTCCAGACCCTGCTGGACAACCTCGCGGAAACAGATGTCTGGGAAACGTCCGTCGGCACCCCCGTCACCGAGAAGACCGTCACCCAGGCCACCCGCGCCCTCACCGACGCCGGCTGGCAGCACACCCTGGACGGACGCTGGATCCGCTGGAGGAACCACGACGGTGACGCCGGAGTCCAGTTCGACGCCTTCGCCGCCCAACGCACCTACAACACCCTCCCCACATGGACCCTGTGGGCCGGAAGCGACATCACCCACCCCCACTGGGCCATCCACGCCTCGCCCTACACACCCGCCCCTCTCCTCGCCCGCCTGACCGAAGAACTCGCCCACGGCAGCGGCACCCGCCAGCCCGCACCCAGCCCGCACCGGCAGACCCATCGGCACGCCGCACAACCCGCGGCAGCCATACCAGCCCCATCACCCCGGCCCGCCCGACACCGCTGACCCGGCATGCGCAGGCCGACAGGCACGATCCCGGTCCCGGCCGCAGGGCACCCCACCGACGGGGGACGGTGCCACCGCCACCATCACCAGAAACAGCCCGGGCCCCGCACCAGCACCGCCCAGCCACTCGCTCGCTCGCTCGCTGGAGATGAACCCCGGCGGTCAGCCCCGCTCGTCGATCAGACGCCCCACCTGCTGCAACACATCGTCACGGCCGACGAGGGGGAAGTCCCGTTCTCGCAGGAACACGTTCACCTTCCGTGGATCACTGTGCCGCAGCAGGTCCGTCGAGGCGACCACCAGTTCCGGGAACCGATGCGTCCCCTGGGCGGAAGGACGTACGCCTGTCGCCCGGGCGACCGCCATCCGCACCCGCGAAGCGTCAAGCTCCCAGTGAGCCGATACATGCCCCTGATCGCACACCAGGATCGCCTCAGGGCCATCGACGCGCACGCCGCTCACCCGGTCATCGTGTGGGCAGCGGCGGACCGGCCTGATGCTGTGGGCGGTCGCGATCTGGATCCGGTCGGACTCGATGATGAGCGGGCCGGGCGCGACGACCGGTGCGACCTTCTGCTCGCGGGCCTGATCCGGATAGCCGGCGAAGAACGCGGCCAGGCGTCCGGCCGCTCCCCGCATAGGGGACGGGCCAGGAGCGGGAGGCTCGATATCGTCAGCCAGCAGGCTCGCCCCCATGCGGCCTTTGTACTGGTCGCGGGCCGTGTTGAAGATGCTCCACAGCGGTGTGTTCCGCCCGCTCTCCCGGTCCCGGCCCTGCCCGGTCTCGGTCAGCGCCCGGTCGATCTCGCCGATGATCTGCGGCTCATGGTCTGCCGGGCCGTGGAAAGCCTCGACCAGCTCGGCGGCCGGTACGTCCCCGGGCACACGGTCCCCGGCGTACGTCCGGGCGAACAGCAGCAGGGACAGCGTGCACAGGTCGACAGACGCCCGGCTGCCCTGATCCCATCGCTGGTCGACAAGGAGCCGAGCCGCTTCATGAACCGCTGCGCCCCAGGCAGGCGGCGCCGAGGAGGGGAGCAGCAGGCTCATCTCCAGGTCGAGGTCGTATGCGCTCGGTTGACCGGACTCCACCGCCAGGACGTCAGACATGGTGCCCATCCTGCCCGGTAACTGCCGGGCTGCGAAGGGGAACCCGCCACGCCTCTGTTCCAGTCGTCATCGGGGCCGGTGGCCGAGGGGGATCTCGGCTACCGGCTCCCATGACATGCGCCACCCGCCGATGTCGTCGGCGAAGGCCCATGTCACGTCCAGCAGGTGCACCCGGTCGACGTGCAGGGGCACCTGCCTCGGCGTGATCTCGTTGCGCAGCGGCCCGTTGAGCCGGTCGGAGGAGGTGTCCCGGTAGCTGTACCCGAGGGAGAGGTGAGGCCGGCCGCCCGAATGCAGCAGCGCGCCCTCCCCCCTGGATTTCCGGATCGCCGCGCGGACCCGCTCGATCAGCGCGAGGACCTCCGCGTCGGGCCACACGTCGACCACCACGCCGGCGATGTTGCTGAACGGGTGGCCGACCTGAGTGGTGAACGGCTCGACATCGGCGAGTTCGGTCGC
This DNA window, taken from Streptomyces sp. SCSIO 30461, encodes the following:
- a CDS encoding DnaB-like helicase N-terminal domain-containing protein; its protein translation is MPHPPSPYDDPVDLPPQPPVHYAEQALLGALLLEPHRSGDIAVHADQFGNHAHGALFAAIQAAPACGAETRRSDVVWLNAVLEAARPEAPGLSVSYLHALVQVCPSPGHAAVYAQVIQAEHARRRLREAALRLAQTARDTSLPHPVPTTLAEADALAGVVDDIAAAFAHGSGPLPRTPTPPAPVRDAEEAAEEERLLLATATANPADIAQMRWLTGDDFTHSLHAGLWHCLTALAGRRAPVDPITVVWEAQQRGVLHDHDPRDLLGFLAAPAESARHLGGRILHRRILDSAHRTGRHIAALTDDPATTPPQLVLGSRRALADLAAVRTRWHLATAPPSVRATPGPATAAPRAGPPPTTAPPPSRIAH
- a CDS encoding DUF317 domain-containing protein, whose translation is MTTPHLDAHVRLDTHPTHPSAVTATLTGANRLVAHLALEAADWTTVADNTLVLARIDHEEPHWAKDAAQHLSDSGITVEITPRLQKAMDEEWTWAEYPMPWCTRSEIREVSDQAQKIHDDIRRGQLLIHAHADDGNTTAAVGTYLHGGESVHLHGEDHLRQVAGTFDSPGQALLAFEKAHGTGIRPGPAPLTATEHAAIEARTPLSAPPKPEPTPALPEAVPVYLADPGDHDAALELFLDTHKDWRKWRTWSDDTTHAVHENQTLRIERVHESDPREYAWTIAAYENPVSDRIWHMTLTGTTPAPLLQTLLDNLAETDVWETSVGTPVTEKTVTQATRALTDAGWQHTLDGRWIRWRNHDGDAGVQFDAFAAQRTYNTLPTWTLWAGSDITHPHWAIHASPYTPAPLLARLTEELAHGSGTRQPAPSPHRQTHRHAAQPAAAIPAPSPRPARHR
- a CDS encoding 2'-5' RNA ligase family protein; the encoded protein is MARACGPLMAGYPIDPQYSGAEDGAGLLHMTLEMLADAPSADYDRPALGQVVDALATELADVEPFTTQVGHPFSNIAGVVVDVWPDAEVLALIERVRAAIRKSRGEGALLHSGGRPHLSLGYSYRDTSSDRLNGPLRNEITPRQVPLHVDRVHLLDVTWAFADDIGGWRMSWEPVAEIPLGHRPR